One Kitasatospora sp. MAP12-44 DNA segment encodes these proteins:
- a CDS encoding TDT family transporter yields MTTPRDTPEGPEPTGSARPSGPAKPSGSALPSGSVLPSGSADTPVHALARWGLLRDLDHPRQLLSNITPNWYASVMGTGIVAVAGASLPQQVPGLRVAATVMWGLAAFLLVALSVVTVLHWARHRKTARGHALDPVMANFYGAPPMAMLTVGAGTLLLGRDVIGLRAAVDVDWALWLVGTAAGLVCAAAVPYLAFTRHDLRPDSAFGGWLMPVVPPMVSASTGALLLPFVPAGQTRLSMLLCCYAMFGLSLLASIIVITLIWYRLAIHKTGPVRMVPTLWIVLGPLGQSITAANLLGGVAHLALPAPYSTALQAFGIVYGVPAWGFAFLWACLAGAVTLRAVRAGLPFSLTWWSFTFPVGTCVTGTTGIALHSGSDLFRAAAGLLYVALVLAWLLVAVRTAKGSLRGQLFLPAGVPAR; encoded by the coding sequence GTGACCACCCCCCGTGACACTCCGGAAGGCCCCGAGCCCACCGGGTCCGCAAGGCCGTCCGGGCCTGCCAAGCCGTCCGGGTCCGCTCTGCCCTCCGGGTCTGTCCTGCCCTCCGGGTCCGCTGACACCCCTGTGCACGCGCTGGCGCGCTGGGGCCTGCTGCGCGACCTCGACCACCCGCGCCAGCTGCTGTCGAACATCACCCCGAACTGGTACGCCTCGGTGATGGGCACTGGCATCGTCGCCGTCGCGGGCGCCTCGCTGCCCCAGCAGGTCCCCGGACTGCGGGTGGCGGCGACGGTGATGTGGGGTCTGGCCGCGTTCCTGCTGGTCGCGCTCAGCGTCGTCACCGTCCTGCACTGGGCACGCCACCGCAAGACCGCCCGCGGACACGCGCTCGACCCGGTGATGGCCAACTTCTACGGCGCCCCGCCGATGGCGATGCTCACCGTCGGCGCCGGCACGCTGCTGCTGGGCCGGGACGTGATCGGCCTGCGCGCGGCGGTTGACGTGGACTGGGCGCTCTGGCTGGTCGGCACGGCGGCCGGTCTGGTCTGCGCGGCGGCCGTCCCGTACCTGGCCTTCACCCGGCACGACCTCCGCCCGGACAGCGCCTTCGGCGGCTGGCTGATGCCGGTGGTGCCACCGATGGTGTCCGCTTCCACCGGGGCGCTGCTGCTCCCCTTCGTCCCCGCGGGCCAGACCCGGCTGTCGATGCTGCTCTGCTGCTACGCGATGTTCGGCCTCAGCCTGCTGGCCTCGATCATTGTCATTACGCTGATCTGGTACCGGCTGGCCATCCACAAGACCGGACCGGTGCGCATGGTGCCGACGCTGTGGATCGTGCTGGGCCCGCTCGGCCAGTCGATCACCGCCGCCAACCTGCTGGGCGGCGTCGCGCACCTGGCGCTGCCCGCGCCCTACTCGACCGCGCTGCAGGCCTTCGGCATCGTCTACGGCGTCCCGGCCTGGGGCTTCGCGTTCCTGTGGGCCTGCCTGGCCGGTGCCGTCACCCTGCGCGCGGTGCGGGCGGGCCTGCCGTTCTCGCTGACCTGGTGGTCGTTCACCTTCCCGGTCGGCACCTGCGTCACCGGCACCACCGGCATCGCTCTGCACTCCGGTTCGGACCTGTTCAGGGCCGCCGCCGGGCTGCTCTACGTGGCGCTGGTCCTGGCCTGGCTCCTGGTCGCCGTCCGGACGGCCAAGGGCAGCCTGCGCGGACAGCTCTTCCTGCCCGCCGGAGTCCCGGCCCGCTGA
- a CDS encoding LysR family transcriptional regulator produces the protein MVLSPRMPELRALEVLLAVARSGSLNAAARELGVTQQAVSARITSVEAQTGVPLVLRTPQGSTLTPAGVVAAEWASRLLDVAAEVELGLAALRQDRRTRLRVSASLTIAEHLLPGWLVSLQAAAQRSGQPAAEVVLIAANSDTVIDQVRHGQADLGFVEGPSTPRDVRSRVVAHDVLTLVVRHDHPWARRRRPVTAEELNRTPLVSREHGSGTRDVLAAALNAALGPEAVQGPPVMALSTTAAVRAAVLAGAGPAVLSELAVADDLTSRRLHQVPVAGLDLTRVLRAIWLGPSTPPAGAVRDLVAHAVRHRAPGPPPK, from the coding sequence ATGGTCCTGAGCCCACGGATGCCCGAGTTGCGCGCCCTGGAGGTGCTGCTCGCCGTCGCGCGCAGCGGCAGCCTGAACGCCGCCGCGCGCGAGCTGGGCGTCACCCAGCAGGCGGTGTCGGCGCGGATCACCTCGGTCGAGGCGCAGACCGGCGTGCCGCTGGTGCTGCGCACACCGCAGGGCTCAACCCTGACGCCCGCGGGTGTGGTCGCGGCGGAATGGGCCTCGCGCCTGCTTGACGTCGCCGCCGAGGTCGAGCTCGGGCTCGCCGCGCTGCGCCAGGACCGGCGCACCCGGCTGCGGGTCAGCGCCAGCCTCACCATCGCCGAGCACCTGCTGCCCGGCTGGCTGGTGTCGCTGCAGGCGGCCGCGCAGCGCAGCGGGCAGCCGGCGGCCGAGGTGGTGCTGATCGCGGCGAACAGCGACACCGTGATCGACCAGGTCCGCCATGGCCAGGCGGACCTGGGCTTCGTCGAAGGTCCGAGCACCCCGCGCGACGTCCGCAGCCGGGTGGTGGCGCACGACGTCCTCACCCTGGTGGTGCGTCACGACCACCCCTGGGCGCGCCGGCGGCGACCGGTCACCGCCGAGGAACTCAACCGGACCCCACTGGTCAGCCGCGAGCACGGTTCGGGCACCCGGGACGTCCTGGCGGCGGCCCTGAACGCGGCGCTCGGGCCCGAGGCCGTCCAGGGGCCGCCGGTGATGGCGCTGTCGACGACCGCGGCCGTCCGCGCCGCCGTGCTGGCCGGCGCCGGGCCGGCCGTGCTCAGCGAGCTGGCCGTCGCCGACGACCTGACCAGTCGTCGCCTGCACCAGGTCCCGGTAGCTGGGCTCGACCTGACCCGGGTGCTGCGCGCGATCTGGCTCGGCCCGAGCACCCCGCCCGCCGGGGCGGTCCGCGACCTGGTCGCGCACGCCGTCCGCCACCGTGCTCCCGGCCCGCCGCCGAAGTAG